A window of Longispora fulva contains these coding sequences:
- a CDS encoding metallopeptidase family protein produces the protein MPVEMSRARFEELVADALDEVPEELMSLLDNVVVLVEDKAPANDPNLLGLYEGYALTERGWDYSGALPDRITIYRLPTLAICDTEEDVVEEVSVTVVHEIAHHFGIDDDRLHELGWD, from the coding sequence ATGCCTGTCGAGATGAGCCGTGCCCGCTTCGAGGAACTGGTCGCCGACGCCCTCGACGAGGTCCCGGAGGAGCTGATGTCGTTGCTGGACAACGTGGTGGTGCTCGTCGAGGACAAGGCGCCGGCGAACGACCCGAACCTCCTCGGCCTGTACGAGGGCTACGCGCTCACCGAACGCGGCTGGGACTACTCCGGGGCGCTGCCGGACCGGATCACGATCTACCGGCTGCCGACGCTCGCCATCTGCGACACGGAGGAGGACGTCGTCGAGGAGGTGTCGGTGACCGTGGTGCACGAGATCGCGCATCATTTCGGCATCGACGACGATCGGTTGCATGAACTCGGGTGGGATTAA
- the serS gene encoding serine--tRNA ligase, whose product MIDLRLLRENPETVRASQRARGESESAVDALLTADESRRHAVAHFEGLRAEQKVLGKQVATAKGEEKTALLARTKELSAEVKAADAAVTEAEVALRAAQFAVPNIVEGAPPGGEDDYIVLREVGEKQPLGLDHLELGEKLGAIDMERGAKVSGSRFYFLTGPGALLQLALLQLGMNQAVEYGFTAMITPSLVKPESMEGTGFLGAHASEIYHLPADDLYLVGTSEVALAGYHRDEILDVTTPKRYAGWSSCYRREAGSYGKDTRGIIRVHQFDKVEMFSYVALEQAAEEHLRLLAWEEELLGKLELSYRVIDVAAGDLGSSAVRKFDCEAWVPSQQQYREVTSTSNCTTFQARRLNIRHRDEEGKTQPVATLNGTLATTRMLVPLLEQHQQPDGTVRVPKALQPFLGGRETL is encoded by the coding sequence ATGATTGACCTGCGCCTGCTGCGCGAGAACCCGGAGACCGTCCGAGCGAGCCAAAGAGCACGTGGCGAGTCGGAATCGGCCGTTGACGCCCTGCTCACCGCCGACGAGTCCCGCCGGCACGCCGTGGCCCACTTCGAGGGGCTGCGCGCCGAGCAGAAGGTGCTCGGCAAGCAGGTCGCGACGGCCAAGGGCGAGGAGAAGACGGCCCTGTTGGCCCGGACCAAGGAGTTGTCGGCGGAGGTCAAGGCCGCCGACGCCGCGGTCACCGAGGCCGAGGTGGCCCTGCGCGCCGCCCAGTTCGCCGTCCCGAACATCGTCGAGGGCGCCCCGCCCGGCGGCGAGGACGACTACATCGTGCTCCGCGAGGTCGGCGAGAAGCAGCCGCTCGGGCTCGACCACCTGGAGCTCGGCGAGAAGCTCGGCGCGATCGACATGGAGCGCGGCGCGAAGGTCTCGGGCTCGCGGTTCTACTTCCTCACCGGGCCCGGCGCGCTGCTCCAGCTCGCGCTGCTCCAGCTGGGCATGAACCAGGCCGTCGAGTACGGCTTCACGGCCATGATCACGCCTTCGCTGGTCAAGCCGGAGTCGATGGAGGGCACCGGGTTCCTCGGCGCGCACGCCAGCGAGATCTACCACCTGCCGGCCGACGACCTGTATCTGGTCGGGACGAGCGAGGTGGCCCTCGCCGGGTACCACCGGGACGAGATCCTCGACGTGACGACGCCGAAGCGGTACGCCGGCTGGTCGTCGTGCTACCGCCGCGAGGCCGGCAGCTACGGCAAGGACACCCGGGGCATCATCCGGGTGCACCAGTTCGACAAGGTCGAGATGTTCTCCTACGTGGCCCTGGAGCAGGCCGCCGAGGAGCACCTGCGGCTGCTCGCCTGGGAGGAGGAGCTGCTCGGCAAGCTGGAGCTGTCCTACCGGGTGATCGACGTGGCGGCCGGTGACCTCGGGTCGAGCGCGGTGCGCAAGTTCGACTGCGAGGCGTGGGTGCCGTCGCAGCAGCAGTACCGCGAGGTGACCAGCACGTCGAACTGCACGACGTTCCAGGCCCGCCGGCTCAACATCCGGCACCGCGACGAGGAGGGCAAGACCCAGCCGGTCGCCACCCTCAACGGCACCCTGGCCACCACCAGGATGCTCGTGCCCCTGCTCGAACAGCACCAGCAGCCCGACGGCACGGTCCGGGTCCCCAAGGCGCTGCAGCCGTTCCTGGGCGGTCGGGAAACACTGTGA
- a CDS encoding HAD-IIB family hydrolase — protein sequence MSTPGHDDRRPGAPRIGVPRAAEDDDRRPGAAPRLVVLDLDGTVVPYSGKFLEPSPRVRKAIARAIEAGATVTVATGRAVWTTLPTVRMLGLSGIELVCSDGAVGYDLDTDQVIFRVLIDAKPAVDALAAIAPDAGFAVEHETDGYLYTAEFPLEHSIGYLREVSRDELVAQPTARLICRVAGDLHTENTTLEDLRARRREAEVLLDRAGLSSAEYHVELGYSGWMDITRAGVNKGSGVARLAANLGITAEETLVIGDAGNDLAMFAWAGHSVAMGQAADPIKAAADEVTATVEEDGVALILEKLF from the coding sequence GTGAGCACGCCAGGGCACGACGACCGGAGGCCGGGGGCGCCGAGGATCGGAGTGCCCCGGGCTGCCGAGGACGACGACCGGAGGCCGGGCGCCGCGCCCCGGCTGGTCGTGCTCGACCTGGACGGCACCGTCGTGCCGTACTCGGGGAAGTTCCTCGAGCCCAGTCCCCGGGTCCGCAAGGCGATCGCCCGCGCGATCGAGGCCGGCGCGACGGTGACCGTCGCGACCGGCCGGGCGGTGTGGACCACGCTGCCCACGGTCCGGATGCTCGGCCTGTCAGGGATCGAGCTGGTCTGCTCCGACGGGGCGGTCGGCTACGACCTCGACACCGACCAGGTGATCTTCCGGGTGCTCATCGACGCGAAGCCGGCGGTCGACGCGCTGGCGGCGATCGCGCCGGACGCCGGGTTCGCCGTCGAACACGAGACGGACGGGTACCTGTACACGGCGGAGTTCCCGTTGGAGCACTCCATCGGCTACCTGCGCGAGGTGTCCCGCGACGAGCTGGTCGCGCAGCCGACGGCTCGGCTGATCTGCCGGGTCGCCGGTGACCTGCACACCGAGAACACCACGCTGGAGGACCTGCGGGCCCGCCGGCGCGAGGCGGAGGTGCTGCTCGACCGTGCCGGACTGTCGTCCGCCGAGTACCACGTCGAGCTCGGCTACTCCGGCTGGATGGACATCACCCGGGCCGGCGTGAACAAGGGCAGCGGCGTGGCCCGGCTCGCCGCCAACCTCGGCATCACGGCCGAGGAGACCCTGGTGATCGGGGACGCCGGCAACGACCTGGCGATGTTCGCCTGGGCCGGGCACTCGGTCGCGATGGGCCAGGCCGCCGACCCGATCAAGGCCGCAGCCGACGAGGTCACCGCCACGGTCGAGGAGGACGGCGTCGCGCTGATCCTAGAGAAGCTTTTCTAG
- a CDS encoding HAD family hydrolase, with protein MTPLLIATDLDGTLVRTDGTVSLRTRRVLDRVRAAGIPLVGVTGRGPRLIELCRQDIPAASYLALAQGGYVLDNATDRWLRETSLDGTVFAKAVDLIETEVGPVHVTVEADISPEGPLWGDPGPSWPFTDTSWRPMPRAEALSGPVLKVFVRAPALSPDELLAVARSVVPPSLCEVTEAGTGYLELTPPGVTKATGLAVITSTLGIDPADVLVFGDAPNDVPMLGWAGRRVAVANAHREVLALADEVTLSNDEDGVAAYLEKLL; from the coding sequence ATGACGCCACTGCTCATCGCAACGGACCTCGACGGGACCCTCGTTCGGACCGATGGCACGGTCAGCCTGCGCACCCGCAGGGTTCTCGACCGGGTGCGAGCCGCCGGCATCCCCCTCGTCGGGGTCACCGGACGGGGCCCGCGACTCATCGAGCTGTGCCGGCAGGACATCCCGGCCGCCAGCTACCTCGCCCTGGCCCAGGGCGGGTACGTGCTGGACAACGCCACCGACCGCTGGCTGCGGGAGACCTCCCTCGACGGGACGGTCTTCGCCAAGGCCGTCGACCTGATCGAGACCGAGGTCGGCCCGGTGCACGTCACTGTGGAGGCCGACATCTCCCCGGAGGGTCCGCTGTGGGGGGACCCGGGGCCGAGCTGGCCGTTCACCGACACCTCGTGGCGGCCGATGCCCCGGGCCGAGGCGCTGTCCGGGCCGGTGTTGAAGGTGTTCGTCCGGGCCCCGGCGCTTTCGCCCGACGAGTTGCTGGCCGTGGCCCGGTCCGTGGTGCCGCCGTCGCTGTGCGAGGTGACCGAGGCCGGCACCGGCTACCTGGAGCTGACCCCGCCCGGCGTCACGAAGGCCACCGGGCTCGCCGTGATCACCAGCACGCTCGGCATCGACCCGGCGGACGTGCTGGTCTTCGGGGACGCGCCGAACGACGTGCCCATGCTGGGCTGGGCCGGCCGGCGGGTCGCGGTGGCCAACGCGCACCGCGAGGTGCTCGCGCTCGCGGACGAGGTGACGCTGAGCAATGACGAGGACGGCGTGGCCGCGTACCTAGAAAAGCTTCTCTAG
- a CDS encoding bacterial proteasome activator family protein gives MTEQPREQQIILVGSDDDNDPSRLVEQPAKVMRIGSMIKQLLEEVRVAPLDEAGRRRLKEIHHRSILELEDGLAPELRDELERLTLPFTDDDVPSEAELRIAQAQLVGWLEGLFHGIQAALMAQQMAARMQLEQIRRGPAALPAGPGGAGPQDGPGQSRTGQYL, from the coding sequence ATGACAGAGCAGCCGCGTGAGCAGCAGATCATCCTTGTCGGGAGCGATGACGACAACGACCCGTCGCGTCTGGTCGAGCAGCCGGCCAAGGTCATGCGGATCGGCAGCATGATCAAACAGCTTCTCGAAGAGGTCCGGGTCGCCCCCCTGGACGAGGCGGGACGCCGTCGCCTGAAGGAGATCCACCACCGTTCCATCCTCGAGCTCGAGGACGGGCTGGCCCCGGAGTTGCGCGACGAGCTGGAGCGGCTGACCCTGCCGTTCACCGACGACGACGTGCCGTCGGAGGCGGAGCTGCGCATCGCCCAGGCCCAGCTCGTGGGGTGGCTGGAGGGGTTGTTCCACGGGATCCAGGCGGCGTTGATGGCGCAGCAGATGGCGGCGCGGATGCAGCTGGAGCAGATCCGGCGGGGGCCGGCCGCGTTGCCGGCAGGGCCGGGTGGGGCCGGGCCGCAGGACGGGCCGGGGCAGAGCCGCACGGGACAGTATCTGTAG
- a CDS encoding enoyl-CoA hydratase-related protein — protein MTTVEYTDIRYAVADRVATITIDRPDRMNSFRGRTVDELIHAFKTAWAARDVAVVILTGAGERAFCAGGDVKERAETGSYGPTEWGTFEIERLHRMIRDIPKPVIAAVNGVAVGGGHVLHVLCDLTIAANHARFGQSGPRVGSFDAGFGSAYLARVVGEKRARQLWFLLELIDADTALSWGLVNKIVPGDELADAAMAWGRQIASYSPTALRFLKHSFNADSDHLAGLSHLAFDGLELFSHTDEAAEGAAAFAEKRLPDFDPYR, from the coding sequence GTGACGACCGTTGAGTACACCGATATCCGCTACGCGGTCGCCGACCGGGTCGCGACCATCACGATCGACCGGCCGGACCGGATGAACTCGTTCCGGGGCCGGACCGTCGACGAGCTGATCCACGCGTTCAAGACGGCGTGGGCCGCCCGGGACGTGGCCGTCGTGATCCTGACCGGCGCGGGCGAGCGGGCCTTCTGCGCGGGCGGCGACGTCAAGGAACGCGCCGAGACGGGCAGCTACGGGCCGACCGAGTGGGGCACGTTCGAGATCGAGCGGCTGCACCGGATGATCCGCGACATCCCCAAGCCGGTGATCGCCGCCGTGAACGGGGTCGCGGTCGGCGGCGGGCACGTCCTGCACGTGCTGTGCGACCTGACCATCGCGGCGAACCACGCCAGGTTCGGCCAGTCCGGGCCCCGGGTGGGGTCGTTCGACGCGGGCTTCGGGTCGGCGTACCTCGCCCGGGTCGTCGGCGAGAAGCGCGCCCGGCAGCTGTGGTTCCTCCTGGAACTCATCGACGCGGACACGGCCCTGAGCTGGGGACTCGTCAACAAGATCGTGCCGGGCGACGAGCTGGCCGATGCCGCGATGGCCTGGGGCCGCCAGATCGCCAGCTACTCGCCCACCGCGCTGCGGTTCCTCAAGCACTCCTTCAACGCCGACTCCGACCACCTGGCCGGCCTGTCCCACCTGGCCTTCGACGGCCTGGAGTTGTTCAGCCACACGGACGAGGCCGCCGAGGGCGCGGCGGCGTTCGCGGAGAAGCGCCTGCCGGACTTCGACCCCTACCGCTGA
- a CDS encoding alpha/beta hydrolase family protein, translated as MPVDPREVLTRPAPAPDFTEPYGDHPDQVFDVRGTGPLVVFVHGGFWRAEYDRAHVGPLSCGLAAEGYRVATIEFRRTGQPGGGWPGTFDDVTLALAEVPRILGQEIALVSGHSAGGHLALWAAADGPVLALAPVTGLAGAHELDDRAAHLLLGGGPGEVPERYVAAEPSRVGTLIHGTEDAQVPVELSRAYAARTGSRLVELPGIEHFGLIDPLSAAWPTVLAEARAAIGS; from the coding sequence CTGCCCGTGGATCCTCGAGAGGTGTTGACCCGCCCCGCGCCGGCCCCCGACTTCACCGAGCCGTACGGCGACCACCCTGACCAGGTGTTCGACGTCCGGGGCACGGGCCCGTTGGTCGTGTTCGTGCACGGCGGCTTCTGGCGCGCGGAGTACGACCGCGCGCATGTCGGCCCGCTGTCCTGTGGCCTGGCGGCCGAGGGGTACCGGGTGGCGACGATCGAGTTCCGCCGCACCGGTCAGCCCGGCGGCGGCTGGCCCGGCACGTTCGACGACGTCACGCTCGCCCTCGCCGAGGTGCCCCGGATCCTCGGCCAGGAGATCGCCCTGGTCTCCGGGCACTCGGCCGGTGGCCATCTGGCGCTGTGGGCCGCCGCGGACGGCCCGGTGCTGGCTCTCGCGCCGGTGACCGGCCTGGCCGGTGCGCACGAGCTGGACGACCGGGCGGCGCATCTGCTGCTGGGTGGGGGGCCCGGGGAGGTGCCCGAGCGGTATGTCGCGGCCGAGCCGAGCCGGGTGGGGACGCTGATCCACGGCACCGAGGACGCGCAGGTGCCGGTGGAGTTGTCCCGGGCGTACGCGGCCCGGACCGGGTCGCGCCTGGTCGAGCTTCCCGGCATCGAACACTTCGGCCTGATCGACCCGCTGTCGGCGGCCTGGCCGACGGTGCTCGCGGAGGCCCGCGCGGCGATCGGGTCCTGA